From a single Vitis vinifera cultivar Pinot Noir 40024 chromosome 18, ASM3070453v1 genomic region:
- the LOC100252312 gene encoding uncharacterized protein LOC100252312 isoform X3 — translation MEPAVATHAVCVNFYLMGSLGFLLKQVSCSLCSETMEREILAVHRGENCPQRIVTCEFCEFPLPAIDLSEHQEVCGNRTELCHLCRRYVRLRERNDHEANCNGVSYDSVGVPDNTVSPSRRDARAAEREQGGRRRPPQEFSQRRVLFTIAITGIAVILGSLFFQRKTENTEMH, via the exons ATGGAGCCTGCCGTTGCCACACATGCTGTGTGTGTGAACTTTTACCTAATGGGTTCTTTGGGTTTCTTACTGAAGCAG GTATCCTGTTCACTCTGTAGTGAGACAATGGAACGTGAAATTTTAGCTGTTCATAGGGGTGAAAATTGCCCCCAAAGGATTGTCACATGTGAATTTTGTGAATTTCCTTTGCCTGCAATTGATCTGTCAGAGCATCAG gaAGTATGTGGCAACCGAACAGAATTGTGTCATCTGTGTAGAAGGTACGTTAGACTGCGTGAAAGGAATGACCACGAAGCCAACTGCAATGGTGTCTCATACGATAGTGTTGGTGTACCTGATAATACTGTCAGTCCTTCCAG AAGGGATGCTAGGGCAGCTGAAAGAGAGCAAGGTGGGCGGAGAAGGCCACCACAGGAGTTTTCACAGAGACGTGTTCTATTCACCATTGCAATAACAGGCATTGCTGTTATATTAGGATCACTCTTCTTCCAGAGGAAGACTGAGAACACTGAAATGCATTAG
- the LOC100252312 gene encoding uncharacterized protein LOC100252312 isoform X2, with product MATASNEATSICSHCDRSIPSTNIDLHYVHCSRNLERCKHCGDMVPKKHAEEHYLNTHASVSCSLCSETMEREILAVHRGENCPQRIVTCEFCEFPLPAIDLSEHQEVCGNRTELCHLCRRYVRLRERNDHEANCNGVSYDSVGVPDNTVSPSRDARAAEREQGGRRRPPQEFSQRRVLFTIAITGIAVILGSLFFQRKTENTEMH from the exons TGACAGATCTATTCCTTCTACAAATATTGATTTGCATTATGTTCATTGCTCCCGAAATCTAGAAAGATGTAAACATTGTGGTGACATGGTTCCCAAAAAACATGCTGAGGAACATTACTTAAATACCCATGCTTCG GTATCCTGTTCACTCTGTAGTGAGACAATGGAACGTGAAATTTTAGCTGTTCATAGGGGTGAAAATTGCCCCCAAAGGATTGTCACATGTGAATTTTGTGAATTTCCTTTGCCTGCAATTGATCTGTCAGAGCATCAG gaAGTATGTGGCAACCGAACAGAATTGTGTCATCTGTGTAGAAGGTACGTTAGACTGCGTGAAAGGAATGACCACGAAGCCAACTGCAATGGTGTCTCATACGATAGTGTTGGTGTACCTGATAATACTGTCAGTCCTTCCAG GGATGCTAGGGCAGCTGAAAGAGAGCAAGGTGGGCGGAGAAGGCCACCACAGGAGTTTTCACAGAGACGTGTTCTATTCACCATTGCAATAACAGGCATTGCTGTTATATTAGGATCACTCTTCTTCCAGAGGAAGACTGAGAACACTGAAATGCATTAG
- the LOC100257445 gene encoding uncharacterized protein LOC100257445 produces MNPSESLSAGMSSSESKTLEAKSEASENLTATEPSNPSIEEENLGEQTQEEEEEEGECGFCLFMKGGGCKESFIAWEKCIEEGENNKEDIVEKCFEVTAALKKCMEAHSDYYEPVLRAEKAAEEELEREVASRDSEQNKEDANPEEAVSKEK; encoded by the coding sequence ATGAACCCGAGCGAATCTTTGAGTGCCGGAATGTCGTCATCGGAATCTAAAACCCTAGAAGCCAAATCGGAAGCTTCAGAAAATCTAACGGCAACCGAACCCTCGAATCCTTcaattgaagaagaaaacctAGGAGAACAGacccaagaagaagaagaggaagagggAGAGTGCGGGTTTTGCTTGTTTATGAAAGGAGGTGGGTGCAAGGAGAGCTTCATTGCTTGGGAGAAGTGCATTGAAGAAGGGGAGAACAACAAGGAGGATATCGTGGAGAAGTGTTTCGAGGTGACCGCCGCTCTGAAGAAGTGCATGGAAGCGCATTCCGATTACTACGAGCCGGTGCTTAGAGCGGAGAAGGCAGCGGAAGAGGAATTGGAGCGCGAAGTAGCGTCGAGGGATTCAGAGCAAAATAAGGAAGATGCTAATCCGGAGGAAGCAGtttcaaaggaaaaataa
- the LOC100252312 gene encoding uncharacterized protein LOC100252312 isoform X1, translating into MATASNEATSICSHCDRSIPSTNIDLHYVHCSRNLERCKHCGDMVPKKHAEEHYLNTHASVSCSLCSETMEREILAVHRGENCPQRIVTCEFCEFPLPAIDLSEHQEVCGNRTELCHLCRRYVRLRERNDHEANCNGVSYDSVGVPDNTVSPSRRDARAAEREQGGRRRPPQEFSQRRVLFTIAITGIAVILGSLFFQRKTENTEMH; encoded by the exons TGACAGATCTATTCCTTCTACAAATATTGATTTGCATTATGTTCATTGCTCCCGAAATCTAGAAAGATGTAAACATTGTGGTGACATGGTTCCCAAAAAACATGCTGAGGAACATTACTTAAATACCCATGCTTCG GTATCCTGTTCACTCTGTAGTGAGACAATGGAACGTGAAATTTTAGCTGTTCATAGGGGTGAAAATTGCCCCCAAAGGATTGTCACATGTGAATTTTGTGAATTTCCTTTGCCTGCAATTGATCTGTCAGAGCATCAG gaAGTATGTGGCAACCGAACAGAATTGTGTCATCTGTGTAGAAGGTACGTTAGACTGCGTGAAAGGAATGACCACGAAGCCAACTGCAATGGTGTCTCATACGATAGTGTTGGTGTACCTGATAATACTGTCAGTCCTTCCAG AAGGGATGCTAGGGCAGCTGAAAGAGAGCAAGGTGGGCGGAGAAGGCCACCACAGGAGTTTTCACAGAGACGTGTTCTATTCACCATTGCAATAACAGGCATTGCTGTTATATTAGGATCACTCTTCTTCCAGAGGAAGACTGAGAACACTGAAATGCATTAG